CTGCAGCGGATCCTGATGGCGCTGCGGTTCCCCTTCTTGTAGAACTGCACGCCGGTCACCACTTTGTCCTTGGGACACTTGACCGGCGCAGTGTCGACCCAGTCCTGGTGATCGGCGGCATTGCCGTTCAGATCCTCGTTCACGACCCATTCCTCAGCCGAGCCATCGGGATTGGCGCAGCGGATTTTGACGGCCAGCCGGGCGCTCAGATTGTAGAACTGCACGCCCGTCACCCGTTTCCCGGGGGGCGCGAGAATCTCCGCCGTATGGATGTGCCAGTCGATATGGGTGGCATCATTGCCCTCGCCCCACAGGTCGGTCTTCACTTCGCCCTCAGGGGGCGTGGCCATCGCCGCATCGTATTCACGCTGGCGGGCGTCGCGCGCCCAGGTCAGCGACTGCACAAGGCTCTGGTAGTCATTGCGGCGTCGTTCAGTCTCGTTGCGATTGGCGATGTCGCCCAGCAGCCGCTCCAGCTCCTTCTGGCGAGTGACGAGCGGCGCTTCTTCTTTTTCCTTGCTGTCGAGTTCGCGCAGCAGCTCGGCGGGTTGGGCAGGATTGGCCAACGAACTTGCCAGTGCGGTCAGCTTGGCGCTTTCGTCGGATGTGCTCAACGTCACCGTGTCGGAGACCAATCTGAGCGCATGGCGGCGCACCTCCAGGGTGGTCCAATCGCCCACCACGCCGGCCACCTCGAAGCAGCGCAGCAGGCGCACGCCTTCGGGGACGATAAAGCGGCAGGCGGCGCGCTGCCAGCCGTCGCCGAGATCCTCGAACAGGAACTTCTCCTGCATGGGGGCAAAGCTCAGTTCTTCCTCCGAGTTGCGGCTCAGGCGCCCCCACAGCGATGGCGCGAAGATGACGCCGTCCTTGCCGTCGGCGTTGGTGGGAGCAACCGGCTTGTCGCTGCGGAACTCGAAGCTTTCGACGTAGACCGCGCCCTCACGCACAGCGAAGAGGTCGCCATTGCTGAGCTTGACGGCTTCAGTCTTGCCGTCACGCAGGGTGCGCCCCAGCGTCACGCCGCCAGCATAGGGAGCGCCTTGCACCTCGCCGTGGTTAGCGTTGACCGAAAAGTCGAAGACGCGCTGGCTGCCATCCTCCTCCAGGGCAACGCCACCCAGCCGCCAGTAACCGGCCAGCCCGGCCTCGCGGCCGGTCAACTGGAGATGCATGGCGTTGGCGATCGCCTTGTCGCTGCGCCCGCTGGTCCAGAGCCGTACATCCGCCAATTCCCCTTGCAGCAGGTCGGCCGGCTGTACCTTGCCCGCTTTAATCTGCGGTGTGGCGGCCAGGCTGATGGTGCTGACGCTGAGGCTGAAAGTGGGTTTGCCCTGGTTGCCCTTGCCTTGCAGTGCATCCAGCGCCGCCTGCACTTCGACGGCCAACGCTGGCCCCACTGTCACCAACCGCCACTGCTGCCAATGGGCGTTGGTGGTCTCCGCCGGCCAGGGATTGCCCACGACGAAGCCGCCGAGATAGCCGTCCAGCACCTTGCCATCCGTCTTGGTGTGGAAGGTGTAGAAATCGTTGGTGTTGGCCTCCAACGTCCACTTTTGGCTGTCGGCGTTGCGCCATTCAGTCTGCTGGACGGGACGGTCTGCGGCCACATACTCCAGCACACGGTTGGTCGCCTTGTTGCGAATGGCAAAGGCGCCATCACCCTGCGGTTCCAAACGCCAGAGTTGCTCGGCGCGGTGATCAACCTGGTCCCGGCTCATACCTGTCTCCATCCCGGCGGTTACCACTTTGCCATCGGCGCGCTGCGCCATCCGGAACCAGTAGTTGGCGGGGTGGTTGGGGTTGGCCGTGTAGGCAGCCCGCAACTCGGCGGCTTCTTTCTCCAGTTGTTTGGCCAGCGCATCCTGGCCGCTCCTGGCTTTGCGGTTCAGTTCCTCGACAGTGACCGTGGCCTTGACCCCGCCATTTTCCAGCAGATGCAATTCCTTGCCGTCGAAGCTGCACGCCACATGCACCCATTCGCGCAGCGGCGCCGGCGTGGCGGATTCAATCCGCAGCGCGCTGGTGCGCCCGAGCAGCGGACGGGTGATAGCAACGGTGAATTTGCCATCTTTCAGCGCCAGGGTCGCTGCGGTTCCTGCCGGGGCTCCCCCGCTCTGTTTGCTGTCCGGCTGGGTCATCAGCAGGGTTTGATCGTCAGCACTGTTCAATTTGACCCAGGCTTCCACCGTGAAACCTGCGCTGAGATTGATCGGCTGCGAAAAGGGCGCGCTGATCCAATCGCGCTTGCCGTCCAACACCAGGCCGCGGCGCTTGCGCGACTCCAGCTTGATGTTGACCGCCTCGCCGCCAGCCCAGAGTCGCTCGATGGTGAAACTGTCTTCGTCGTGCTGGAGCACCGGGTACTCGCCGCTGTAATCGCCGTCGCCCACGATCTGCACCAGGTCGCCGGCCGCCAGCCCATGGTTGACCGCGTGGACTTTGAGCTTGCCGTCGCCGGTCTTTGCGTAACCGGTCAGCATGCCGTCGAAGATCAGTCCGCTCTCTTCTTCCTCCACCTTCTCCCAGTCGCCCAGTTCGCCGTACTTGAAGGGCGCGTCGATGACAAAACTGCCGTCGTCGGCCTTTGCGACCCGGTAGAGACCGTTATAGCTGGCGGTGTTGCTCAGCTTGACCGTGTCACCGCTCTTGAGCTTACTCACCGCTTGCTTGTCATCGGCGCTCACCTGCACGCGCACCCGGTCAGCGCTGTCGTCGTCGTCGGAGCGGCGCATGGCGGCGATTACGCCGGCCGGCGCGGCTGTGCTGTCGCCCACGGCTCGAATGTTGTCGAGCAGGTTGAGCGGCAGCAGGATCTCGCGCTCCTGGCTGCGCAGCAGCTCGTCCTTGCTGTCGCCGGCAATTTGCGCCAGGCGCCCGTCCACGCCAATCGCAAAGCTGAGGGTCGCCGTGCCCGCAGCTGTGGGCACAGCCAGCAGCACCTTGCTGGCGTCGCGCACCAGCTGCGGCCCATTCTGTGTCTGCTGCTCCCGCTGCACGTCGTATTTGATGACCGCCAGCCCGTTGATCGCGGCTAACGGCGTGCCCGCACTGTCTTGCAGCTCTAGCTGGCGGTGGATGAGTCCGGGAATGCTGTCGTACTGCACCTGGTCGGTGATGGGGTCCATCGTGCGAAACCAGTAGTCTTGCAGGTCGAAGAGCTGCTCGCTGCCCGCGCGCAGCGTCACCAGGTCAACCTTGCCGCTGCTGCGGTTGTGGGCGAAGATGTGCCAGCGGTAATTTTCCTGTTCATTGGTGGGCGTAACCACCACGCCGAACCAGCCATTCTGCAATTGGCTGAGCAGCTCGGGACAGAGCTCCGTGGACGGCTCGGTGAAGGGCCGATTCTGCATGTCTCGGAAGTCCAGCGAATCGAGCGATTCCATCTGGCCGCCGCTGTTGATCTTCATGGCTTTGAGCGGGGTGTACCGTTGGCGGCTGCGTTTGAAGCGCACTTCCAGTTTGGGGGTCAGCGTGTTGGTCATGCCATCGAGCACAAAGCGGTCCACCAGCAGCGTGCCGCGTGTGGATTGGCGGAAGACATAGAGATGGCCGTCGTGCGAGACAAGCTGCACCGGCGCGTCGGCGGTCAACGCGGCGCTGTCGTAGATCGAGCGCAGCAGGTACTTGCCCTGCTTGTCGGTCAATTCCGCCTGCTCCTTGTCCGCAACCGAAGCGTCGCCTAAGCGATCATTAGGCAATTCCAGCGTCTTGAACGCCTCCCAGCCGCTGCCGTTGGGGTTCTGTAGGGCGCTGTCTTCGAAGCCGTCCTGCTTGACGGTATAGCGGAGTGTGGCTGATCCATTTTCAACCACTGTGGCCATGATCAGCACTTTGCCTTCGTGGGTGACGGTGTTGATATGTTTGGTTTTTGACTGTGTGAGTAGCATTCGCCCTACCTTGTTTTGCCCGGTTTTCCGGCAACCGGGTCTGTTGGAACTACGAACTGCTGACTATTGATGGTGTCCAGGCCGAGCACGATGAACATCGTCCACAGCATCGGTTCGCCCCGTCCAATATGGTCCGCTTTTTTAACGACGGTGAGTGTTGCCGCCTGGAGATCGAGCATGATCTTCCTCCTGCGCGCTTAAGTCGAGTGTACGTATGGGAATGGGGGGTGACAAGTGGTTTAGAAAGAGGTACTATGCCAACAACGACGTGCCGCGTGCGTAATCTGTATTCCGGTTCATCTGACCGTCTACGAAGGCGGGAGGGCGCCAGTTCACAAGGATATAACCACGTTTAGCGATTCTCAGGCCACATGGCCTACACGAGATGGCGCTCCCTGCCAGGGCTTGATCTTCGCCAGCGTTTCCGCCAGCCTGCTCTCAGCCACCTCTGTATCATGGGCCGCCTGCGCGCGCAGCCAGTAGCCATTAGAGAGACCAAAGAAACGGCACAATCGCAAATCAGTGTCCGCCGTAATCGCGCGCTTACCCGCCACAATGTCACTAATCCGCTGCGCGGGCACACCGATCTCCTTTGCCAAACGATACTGCGAGAGACCCATTGGCTCCAGAAACTCCTCGTACAGCAGCTCTCCAGGCATCATGGGATTAAGTCGCTGCATGGTTTCACTCCTTTAACGCCAACCGCGCCAGTTGATGCTCCATAAACAAAGGGCGCTTGCAGCAGCAAGCGCCCTTTGTGAGTTACTGATTGTTGTTGTTTGGGTCGCGGAAGTGCGCCCCGGGGGTGTGCGTCGCGCTGCGCTTTTGCACAACACGCAGACGCATGATGGAGCGCCGCAGCGCGGCTTCCATCATCTCCCGGCGTTCAGCGCCCTTCGGATGGCTCGTCAGCCACTGCTCGGCGCGCTGACGGGCTTCCTCGGCCCGCGCCGCATCAATGTTCTCCGCGGACTCGCCCGAACGGGCCAACAGCACCACTTTATCGGGCCGCACCTCGATGAAGCCTTCAGCCACCGAGAAGAAGCGGTCCGGGCTGCCGGCCTTCTTGATGACGACTTCGCCGGGCTGAATGAGAGCCATCAGCGGCGCATGTTTGGGTAGGATGCCCAGCACGCCATCGGCGCTCGGCGCAATCACCATATCCACATCATCGCTGAAGATCCGTCCAGACTGCGCCACAAACTCAAAGCGAATCGGCATAATGGCCTCCGCTCAACCGCCGGTCAGGGTCTTCGCCTTGGCCACCACCTGCTCGATGGTGCCCACCATGTAGAACGCCTGCTCCGGCAGCGTGTCATACTTGCCTTCCAGGATTTCTTTGAAGCCCCGCACGGTCTCTTCGATCTTGACATA
This genomic window from Candidatus Amarolinea dominans contains:
- a CDS encoding RICIN domain-containing protein encodes the protein MLLTQSKTKHINTVTHEGKVLIMATVVENGSATLRYTVKQDGFEDSALQNPNGSGWEAFKTLELPNDRLGDASVADKEQAELTDKQGKYLLRSIYDSAALTADAPVQLVSHDGHLYVFRQSTRGTLLVDRFVLDGMTNTLTPKLEVRFKRSRQRYTPLKAMKINSGGQMESLDSLDFRDMQNRPFTEPSTELCPELLSQLQNGWFGVVVTPTNEQENYRWHIFAHNRSSGKVDLVTLRAGSEQLFDLQDYWFRTMDPITDQVQYDSIPGLIHRQLELQDSAGTPLAAINGLAVIKYDVQREQQTQNGPQLVRDASKVLLAVPTAAGTATLSFAIGVDGRLAQIAGDSKDELLRSQEREILLPLNLLDNIRAVGDSTAAPAGVIAAMRRSDDDDSADRVRVQVSADDKQAVSKLKSGDTVKLSNTASYNGLYRVAKADDGSFVIDAPFKYGELGDWEKVEEEESGLIFDGMLTGYAKTGDGKLKVHAVNHGLAAGDLVQIVGDGDYSGEYPVLQHDEDSFTIERLWAGGEAVNIKLESRKRRGLVLDGKRDWISAPFSQPINLSAGFTVEAWVKLNSADDQTLLMTQPDSKQSGGAPAGTAATLALKDGKFTVAITRPLLGRTSALRIESATPAPLREWVHVACSFDGKELHLLENGGVKATVTVEELNRKARSGQDALAKQLEKEAAELRAAYTANPNHPANYWFRMAQRADGKVVTAGMETGMSRDQVDHRAEQLWRLEPQGDGAFAIRNKATNRVLEYVAADRPVQQTEWRNADSQKWTLEANTNDFYTFHTKTDGKVLDGYLGGFVVGNPWPAETTNAHWQQWRLVTVGPALAVEVQAALDALQGKGNQGKPTFSLSVSTISLAATPQIKAGKVQPADLLQGELADVRLWTSGRSDKAIANAMHLQLTGREAGLAGYWRLGGVALEEDGSQRVFDFSVNANHGEVQGAPYAGGVTLGRTLRDGKTEAVKLSNGDLFAVREGAVYVESFEFRSDKPVAPTNADGKDGVIFAPSLWGRLSRNSEEELSFAPMQEKFLFEDLGDGWQRAACRFIVPEGVRLLRCFEVAGVVGDWTTLEVRRHALRLVSDTVTLSTSDESAKLTALASSLANPAQPAELLRELDSKEKEEAPLVTRQKELERLLGDIANRNETERRRNDYQSLVQSLTWARDARQREYDAAMATPPEGEVKTDLWGEGNDATHIDWHIHTAEILAPPGKRVTGVQFYNLSARLAVKIRCANPDGSAEEWVVNEDLNGNAADHQDWVDTAPVKCPKDKVVTGVQFYKKGNRSAIRIRCSYPWGGGDEWVLNDADAGFFRSRRSEQNDFIDLHPVMVGADQVISGLQIRQYGNRIAPQLAYYSVAEINRTRNALNSANYELSAAQAELARLNQALNSSDGQRQQWQAELDEINRQLAALRQRIAELTTSYLELIAKANNTAQTMPDLPDQEDPRGLRVQGALLPFAVSSTRLHALESCTGRVTLSYQDGDGNLRQTHYDAAYDADGKGEEWLPDGYRAALALDGRSPALPLPASVFAGLSNQVTIEFWAKGGSDLPKVNALLGALDSNNNPRLCIQLPNEKGEIVWQAGQKPANGAIDGLIQPADASLYRGRWTHWAFVKDSNAGEMRIYVDGKLWCKNDPKSKDGGGPRTQSLSGIGEAGMGGFPRQSPAWHGQLCELRIWNVALGEREIEANSVLTLSGNEPGLIAYYPLNEAQGDLARDHSGRGQNFSITGGAWAPCTAPIGRLHKLPISLLSQRKSFDGQNSYEQLPTMTPDFSEGISIEARVRFDQFNRWSRIIDLGDSGNKKNILLANKESSRHLIFQVYRGDGAVFTLESPTDLPQGQWMHVVATIEKDGLAHLYVDGTENASGKMELPANVERVHNYLGRGSWNDPYFQGEMEAVRLYTHALSSQEVKGLMDGSFERSVICAEYSRVRVDAQRRKSVMMLRCLALPTFGGLRLVDEQRIEELEMQWIGNAQIKPTLIGYIEGAPPLPGENLTEEQDYNGATSVELIQSSDVEYSWTREQDVSLGAETALFVGVDTTVTAGLGVETELLDTRAGMNVAADFAYHWQNASTVGASHSLMSSDRLELRGSQEPEPHFPHLGQRFIPKNIGYAVVTSGLADVFVSKLKRSGRMIGYQVLPVEGVPLDVNTITFLINPAYTMAGSLDGMTGSRATSERFFRHVPEMRSQYGSLYPASYFRLKEAYDLKAQIDEQDKLHQAYFNQFNAGLVDETSLNRQVDDSSRDGGAVGVNSSDRSGGESDDAIKELDKKIEAKQKEIDELKKASPLNQPEVDKQQKELEGLQQNRREHEQAGRTKEGEQRQNDIAKKHSDLSARANASESFASWQKKMENLQVRAGKRNIVNTYVWDGDGGFHAEEQQFASTVEHTVGGSFDMGFAIGGEGAFAVGGVAVGLTAMAKVSMTQTMNKTERGSKGLELHVDLSGVESRGITDYRDYPILPGEKVDRYRFMSFFLENTTNHWHDFFNYVIDPEWLASNDEEARALRQAQSARPNKVWRVLHRVTYVERPALMGFGRSVVKSDEAADDIRALRDQLTDLQGKVATLQKEINEKLDQLLTRKA
- a CDS encoding HigA family addiction module antidote protein, with amino-acid sequence MQRLNPMMPGELLYEEFLEPMGLSQYRLAKEIGVPAQRISDIVAGKRAITADTDLRLCRFFGLSNGYWLRAQAAHDTEVAESRLAETLAKIKPWQGAPSRVGHVA
- the atpC gene encoding ATP synthase F1 subunit epsilon, with protein sequence MPIRFEFVAQSGRIFSDDVDMVIAPSADGVLGILPKHAPLMALIQPGEVVIKKAGSPDRFFSVAEGFIEVRPDKVVLLARSGESAENIDAARAEEARQRAEQWLTSHPKGAERREMMEAALRRSIMRLRVVQKRSATHTPGAHFRDPNNNNQ